From a region of the Actinopolymorpha singaporensis genome:
- a CDS encoding TrmH family RNA methyltransferase: MSLSTRLTGPELTDTRSTRVTAARRLVKRAFRARGRQFLAEGPQAVTEALALPGVVQELFATSPAAERNPDVVAAAVAREVPVRLVSGEVFDSLAQTVTPQGVLAVCRFVDVPYAEVLAARPRLVAMLAQVRDPGNAGTVLRCADAAGADAVVLSDASVDVYNPKCVRASAGSLFHLPVAVGVPAPAGVDGLREAGVTVLAADGAGEIDLTEAGERGLLSGPTAWIFGNEAWGLPPATRALADAVVRVPVYGRAESLNLATAAAVCLYASAQAQRAPGGCRCGGDEAAP; the protein is encoded by the coding sequence GTGTCGCTTTCCACCCGCCTGACAGGCCCCGAGCTCACCGACACCCGCTCCACTCGGGTGACGGCGGCTCGGCGCCTGGTCAAGCGCGCCTTCCGGGCCCGCGGCCGCCAGTTCCTGGCGGAGGGGCCGCAGGCGGTGACGGAGGCGCTGGCGCTGCCCGGAGTGGTCCAGGAGCTGTTCGCCACCTCACCGGCGGCCGAACGCAACCCGGATGTGGTGGCGGCCGCCGTGGCTCGCGAGGTGCCGGTCCGGCTGGTCTCCGGTGAGGTGTTCGACTCGCTCGCGCAGACGGTCACCCCTCAGGGTGTGCTGGCGGTCTGCCGGTTCGTCGACGTGCCGTACGCCGAGGTGCTGGCCGCCCGGCCCCGGCTGGTCGCCATGCTGGCGCAGGTCCGCGACCCCGGCAACGCCGGCACGGTCCTCCGCTGCGCGGACGCCGCCGGTGCCGACGCGGTCGTCCTGTCCGACGCGTCGGTCGACGTCTACAACCCCAAGTGCGTGCGCGCCTCGGCGGGCAGCCTGTTCCACCTGCCGGTCGCCGTGGGCGTGCCCGCCCCGGCGGGGGTGGACGGACTCCGCGAGGCGGGGGTGACGGTGCTCGCGGCCGACGGCGCCGGCGAGATCGACCTCACCGAGGCAGGTGAGCGCGGGCTGTTGTCCGGGCCGACCGCCTGGATCTTCGGCAACGAGGCGTGGGGCCTTCCTCCGGCCACCCGGGCGCTGGCCGACGCGGTGGTGCGGGTGCCGGTGTACGGCCGGGCCGAGAGCCTCAACCTCGCCACCGCCGCCGCCGTCTGCCTGT
- the rplT gene encoding 50S ribosomal protein L20 — translation MARVKRAVNAHKKRREVLEKAKGYRGQRSRLYRKAKEQVTHSLVYSYRDRRARKGDFRRLWITRINAAARQNGITYNRLIQGLKAAGVEVDRKVLADLAVTDAPAFAALVEVARKALPAETEAAA, via the coding sequence GTGGCACGCGTGAAGCGGGCTGTCAACGCCCACAAGAAGCGTCGCGAGGTCCTCGAGAAGGCCAAGGGGTACCGCGGCCAGCGATCGCGCCTCTACCGCAAGGCGAAGGAGCAGGTCACCCACTCGCTGGTCTACTCCTACCGCGACCGCCGCGCCCGCAAGGGTGACTTCCGCCGGCTGTGGATCACCCGGATCAACGCCGCGGCCCGCCAGAACGGCATCACCTACAACCGCCTGATCCAGGGCCTGAAGGCCGCCGGGGTCGAGGTCGACCGCAAGGTCCTCGCCGACCTGGCCGTCACCGACGCCCCCGCGTTCGCCGCGCTGGTCGAGGTCGCCCGCAAGGCGCTGCCGGCCGAAACCGAGGCCGCGGCCTGA